Genomic DNA from Methanothermobacter thermautotrophicus:
AGAGGCAGGGGACCCCAGGAAGGGACTTAACAGGCCTCAAATTCGCAAAAAGGTCCAGCTCACGCCTTAAAGTTATTATGGCGCTCTTCTGTCCTGGTACAGTTGTCACAGCACCGAATAGGGTTGCATCAGCCTTCCTTACGAGCTTCAGGGTTTCCTCTGGGAGCGTGTCACCGCAGCGCCTGAAGCACTCATTACCGGCCTCTGCATGTGTGAATTCAAATTCCATGTCAAGGGCGTCAAGGATGTGGAGGGCTGCCTCCATTACCTCCACGCCGATCCCATCACCTGGTATAACCGTTATCCTGTACATGTAAACGCCTCTTAAATTGGTCTCCTGAATGATGTTTATGAGATAATATTTTAAGGATCTGATGATAGAAATAGTTTAGAGTTTGGGGGGGGGGGTTTTTGATGTGGTTCTGTTGTGATGATGGAAATAGGCTGGAGGCCGGGATTTATGCTGCTTCATCTTAACCTTCTCAGTATCTTTGATTCCCTGAGGAATGATCAGAGCGCCCTCAGGCACTACAAGAAGAAACTCCATGAATACCAGGAGCACGAGGCAGAGGTCCTCATAGATATCGGTGTCATCTACCTTGACCGTGGAGAAATTGAAAGGGCTGTTAAGAACTTTGAGGAGGCCCTTGAGACCTACAGGAAACTTAAATTCCCTGAGGGAGTTGCCTATACCTCAGAACTTTTAGGTGATTCCTTAATGGCTCTGAGGGAATTTGATAATGCAATGGAACACTATTCAGAGGCCCTCTCCATATACTCTGACCTGAACCCACCCCTTGCAGAGGAACTCAGGGAGAAGATCTATGAGGCTGGTAAGATAAGGGAGACGCTTGTTCCTCAGGACCCCCCTGAACCGGAATCAGTTGAGGAAACATCAGAGAACCATGGACTGGACTCAGAGACTCTAGCGCTCTTCAGGTTTTCAGACAGATTACTGGAGTTCATTGAAGGCTTTGAAGATTATGCAGTCTGCTGGGAGAATCGTGACATTGAAGCCCTGGAGGAAAGCCTTAAATCAGCGACTGTTATACGTGACAGGCCCACGGAGGGCCTCATTAACCTCCTCATCGGAAGGTATCATCTGGAGGAGGGTGAGATCTACGATGCACTAAAGTTCATTAAGAGAGCCACAAGGATCTTCAGGGACGCCGGGGACTCCAGGGGTGCTGCAGTGGCCCTGGTGATGATGGGGGTTATCCTGTTCATCATGGATGAGCGGGAAAACCTTTACACTGTATTCAAGGAGGCCCTTGAGATATTCAGGGCCCTTGAAATGGGGGAAGCTGAATCGGTGACCATGAAGATAATAAACACCCTCAGCAGGATGTAATTCTGAGCGTCTCCTGAGCGTTTCTTTATATTCAGTGGTTTTTTCCCTGTTAAAGTGCTATGCAATATCCTTGGCGTTATGTCCTCAGATCCGCGATAACCATATCTACCTTTCTGAACATAATATATAGAGGTGATATTATGCAGAGAAGAGAAAACATTGAGAGGCTCATTGAGCAGTTAAGGGAAGGCGATGAACTTATGAGGGTTCAGATCGTTGAGCTTCTATCTGAGATGGGGGAAGCCGCTGTTGAACAGCTCATTGAGGCCCTTGATGACAGTGACAAGTCTGTTAGGAGGGGTGCTGCAGCGGCCCTGGGTAACATTGGAGACCCCAGAGCAGTCAAACCCCTCATAAGGGCAATGGCCGATGAGAACAAGTGGGTCAGGAGGGATGTTTCAACCGCCCTATCAAAGATGGGCGAGGAGGCCTTTGAGCCCCTCCTTGAGAGTCTCTCAAATGATGACTGGAGGATAAGGGGCGCCGCCGCATGGATCATAGGGAACTTCCAGGATGAAAGGGCGGTTGAACCCCTAATAAAGCTCCTCGAGGATGACAGTGGATTTGTACGTAGTGGAGCTGCCCGTTCACTGGAGCAGATCGGCGGTGAAAGGGTCAGGGCTGCAATGGAGAAACTTGCAGAGACAGGGACAGGGTTTGCAAGGAAGGTGGCCATTAACTACCTTGAAACCCACTAGGAGGAACCCCCTTGAAGGTAAGTATAATTGGGTCAACGGGACGTGTTGGAAGGGCAACAGCCCTCTGTCTTGCAGAGGAGGAGGCTGTGAAGACCCTGCACCTCATATCAAGGAAGGAGAGTGTTGAACAGAACGTCGGTGAGGTCCTTGATATGAGTGATGCCCTGGCAGCCAAGGGCGTTTCAGTCAGGCTGGAGAACTCAGCAGATATTGAAAACGTCCACGGGTCAAAGATAGTCGTGATCACTGCGGGTGTTCCCAGGACAGCGGATATGGACAGGGACGACCTTGCCTTTGAGAACGGTAGGATAGTTGCAGAGTATGCAAGGCAGATCGCAAGATTCGCCCCGGATTCAATTATACTTGTTGTAACAAACCCTGTGGATGTGATGACATATGTTGCCCTCAGGTATTCAGGGTTTCACCCAAGCAGGGTCTTCGGCCTCGGAAACCATCTTGACTCCCTGAGGCTGAAGAACTACATGGCAAGGCATTTCAATGTCCACGTGAGTGAGGTCCACACAAGGGTTATAGGTCAGCACGGTCCCTACATGGTCCCACTCATAAGTTCAACCTCCATAGGGGGCATACCCATAGAGCACTATGCCCGTAGGGACTACTTCTCAGGTTACAAGAAGTTTGACCTCAAGAAGACCATAGACAAGGTCATCAATGCAGGGAGCAACATCATAAGCAGGAAGGGGGCCACCGAGTATGGACCTGCCTTTGCAATATCCAATATAGTCACCACAATCCTGAATGATGAACGCAGAATACTAACGGTTTCAACCCTTATGGAGGGCGAAATCGATGGTATAAGGGATGTTTGCCTCGGCGTGCCTGTTAAACTGGGTAAAAACGGTATTGAGGGTGTTGTACCTGTCCTTATGGATCGTGATGAGCGGGAGGCCTTCAGGGAAGCTGCTAACCATGTTAGAAACTCCACCAGGAGGGTTATGGAGTTCCTTGAAGGGGAACTTCCACTATAGCTCACCAGTGCTTATGGGGGCATGGCTATCAGGGCCGGGGATTTCATGCGCCTCCAGTTCATCATGTACTTCCTTCATCTTTCAGCACCCTCATGGAAACCTTTATATACTTGTTCAATTAGAAGTTAATTCAAGACATTATTTCTGAACATTGTACACCTGATTTTCTGCAGGGTTCAGGGTTCAGAAGCAACCGGCAGACATCTTCCGGTATGTTTATATGGTTCCAGCATGAAAAAGTTAACCGAAAAATTCTCAAAGGAGACAGCATGATAAGGATAGGTATTCTTGATCTTCAGGGAGATGTATCTGAACACCTCGACATGACCAGAAGGACAGTTGAAAAGATGGGCATAGATGCAGAGGTTGTGAGGGTCAGGACAGCAGATGAAGCCTCCTCAGTGGATGCAATAATAATATCCGGCGGTGAGAGCACGGTAATCGGCAGACTGATGGAGGAGACAGGGATAAAGGACGTCATAGTCCAAGAAAGGAAACCCGTGATGGGTACATGTGCCGGAATGGTGCTCCTTGCAGATGAAACAGATTACCAACAGCCCCTTCTGGGACTCATTGACATGAAGGTTAAGAGAAACGCCTTTGGAAGACAGAGAGACTCCTTTGAAGATGAAATCGATATACTTGGAAGGAAATTTCATGGAATATTCATAAGGGCGCCAGCCGTCCTTGAAGTGGGAGAGGGAGTTGAGGTTCTCTCAGAGCTTGATGACATGATAATCGCAGTAAAGGACGGCTGCAACCTCGCACTGGCCTTCCACCCTGAACTCGGAGAGGACACATGGCTCCATGAATACTTTATAAAGGAGGTATTGAATTGTGTGGAATAGCGGGAGTGGTCTACAAGGATGGTAAACTGCACTCAGCAGGGGCAGACATGACAAGGATGCTCCATGCACTGCAGCACAGGGGACCCGACTCAGCGGGATTCGCCATATATGGAGGTCTTGGTCTTGATGAAAACGAGTACCTCCTTAACATAGAGGTTAAGGATAAACCAGGACTTCTTGACATGGTTAAGGAAAAAGTTGAACTGGTAAGCCCCATAGGGTCAGATGAGGTCATACCCTCAGTTGAGAACCACATAATCTACCGGTGCAGGATAACCCTGGAATCATTCTCACAGCTCAAACCACTCATAATGGATATAGACAGCCTGGAGGACGTTATAGTACTGAACGGTAGTCACTCATTTGAGATGATAAAGGATGTGGGTTCGGTTCTTGAGATAGCGGACCGCTACGACACCTGGTCAAAGAAGGGCACCCACGCCATAGGCCACACAAGGTTCTCAACAGAGAGCATAGTGGACAGGTACCATGCCCACCCCTTCCAGAGCTACATCATCCCTGACATAACAGTCGTACACAACGGCCAGATAACAAACTACTGGAAGATAAGGGATCCACTGGAGCGCAAGGGCCACATATTCGAGACAAACAACGACACAGAGTGCATAGTCCACTACGTCGCAGATAAACTGGCCTCAGGATACAGCCTCGAGGAGGCCCTCGAGCAGTCTGTAAGGGACATGGACGGTCCCTTCTCATACATAGTGGGAACACCCCAGGGTGTGGGGATAGCCAAGGATCAGCTCGGACTGAGGCCCGGGGTGATGGCAGAAAACGATGAGGTCTTCGCAGTCGCATCAGAGGAGGTCTCCCTCAGGGAGGTCATGGACACAAGCGAGGTTGAACAGATATCCCCCGGAGAGGTAAGGGTCTACGAGATATGAGGGTGATACCATGAGGGAAGCAATAATTGATGCAGGATCAAAAACCCCGAGGGAGGTTAACAGGGCAATAAAATCCCTCGCAGCCGACAACGACAGGATAATCGTTAAAAACCCCAACGCAATGCACTACATAGGCGCAGGCCTTACCGGGGACGTTGAACTCATAATCGACGGGTCAGCAGGATACTTCGCAGCCACCATGATCCACGGCCCCAGGGTAAGGATAAATGGTAACACAGGCTGGTTCCCTGCAGACAACATGACAGAGGGCGAAGTGGTAGTGGAGGGCTCAGCAGGTGACGGTGTGGGCCAGGGAATCTACGGGGGAACCGTTGTTGTTAAAAAAAGCGCCGGTTCAAGGACAGGCGAGATAATGAAAAATGGGACCATAATCATAGGTGGAAATTCAGGTTTCATGACAGGCCTCTTCATGATGGGTGGCCGCATAATAGTACTCGGAGACCTTGCAGAGGATGCAGGTGAGTCCATCATAAGGGGAACCATCTATGTAAGGGGCGAAATAAAGAGCCTCGGAAAGAACGCCAAGGTTGAGGATATAAACCCGGAGGATGAGGAGGAACTGAGGGAAACACTCACCAGTTACGGATTTAACCTTGAGGATGAAGACTACAAGGCCTTCAGGAAGATCGTCCCAAGGAGTAAAAGACCATTTTATGGTGAAGAATCGGAGGAAGGATAATGACCAGAACCTACGCAATGGTTGGAACACCCTGCCAGATAACAGCAGCCACACTCATGGACAGATACACAGGGGACTTTCCGGTTGAACTCAAACTCGGACTCTTCTGCATGGAAAACTTCTCCTACACATACCTCAAAAAACTCGCCGAGGAGGAGGGTATTGACCTTGCAGATGTATCAGAGTTCAGGATAGAAAAGGGCCGGCTCTGGTTCCACCTTAACGATGGAAGCAAAATTTCAGTCCCCCTTGAAAGGGCGAGATCCGCCATGAGGAAGAACTGCACAGTGTGCATGGACTTCACATCAGAACAGTCCGACATATCCATAGGGTCAGTGGGATCACCTGAGGGATGGTCAACCATAATAATAAGGACAGAGAAGGGACATGAACTCATTGAAAAGGCCAGAAAGGCAGGATACATTGAAACAAAACCCTTAACAGAACGGGGAATCAGGATACTTGAGAAACTTGCATCAGGTAAGAAGGAAGAGAACCTCCAGGAGATAAAAAGAAGGGAATCCGTTGCAAGGCCGGTCCTCTACTGGAGGGTGATGCCGGATGAGGAATACCTGGAGGAGGTAACTGACTACCAGTTCGATGATCTGAGATCTGATGTTATAGATGTCGGTGCCTGCGTCCTCTGCGGTGCCTGCGTGGCCTCATGCCCGGAGAACATAGTCAGTATAAAGGACAGAAAACCAGAGGTTCATGGTGAGTGCCCGGAGGGCTGCAATGCCTGCTATGTGGCATGCCCCAGAACCTACGTACCCGACAGCATAATAGGCCATGACTCAGCATCCACACCCCTTGGTGAATACATTGAGTTCCTCTCTGCGAGGGCCCCAATGTTCAGGGGCCAGGATGGGGGTGTTGTAACAGCCCTCCTCACCTACGCCCTCAGGGAGGGAATCATTGAAGGGGCCCTGGTTGTTGACAGGGACCACGAAAAGCCATGGAAACCTTTACCTGTACTGGCAGAGGAGCCCCAGGACATTGTGAAGGCCGCGGGAACCAAATACTCAGCATGTCCATTACTGAAAATTTTAAAGGAATAAGAGGGGTTAAAAATGCCTTTTAAGGTCGAAAGAAAGGAAGAGGTATGTAAGAGGAACTTTGATCGTCCCGGCTGCTGCTGGTACATGTGCGATAACAGGGACGAGTCACTCTGCGCAAACTGCTACTCATGCTACAACAACTGTCCGCATGACGTATACGAGATAATAAACGGGGAACCCGTACCAATAAGGCATGAAAACTGCGTCGGGTGCCGCATATGTGAGGAGATGTGCCCCAACAATGCAATAGAGGTTAACGCTGTTCCAGAAGATCGCAGGAACGTGTGGTCATTTGCTGATCTGCTTGAAATAGAGAGAAAATCAAGGGAGGGCAGCTACAAGGTCAGGGGCTGCGGTGCAGTCAGAAGGATACCCACCTTCGATGACCTTGTCATCATCCCGGCCCAGGTATCCAGGCCACCCATAGACAAGTACAGGGAGCCCTGCAACACCAGGGTCGTGATAGGTGACAGGTACGCCGAGAACCCCCTTGAACTTGACACACCCATCATGATAGCCGCCATGTCCTTCGGCGCCCTCAGTAAGGAGGCCAAGATAGCCCTAGCCATGGGCGCCACCCTCGCAGGAACAGCCACCAACACGGGTGAAGGTGGAATGCTCCCTGAGGAGCGCAGATACGCCTCCAAGCTCATCGCACAGTACGCATCAGGCCGCTTCGGCGTATCAGCAGAGTACCTCAACAACTCAGAGGCCATCGAGATAAAGATAGGCCAGGGTGCCAAGTCAGGTATGGGTGGACATCTGCTGGCAGAGAAGGTCACAGCAGAGGTCTCAAGGATAAGGATGATACCTGAGGGCACCGATGCACTGAGCCCTGCCAGGCACATGGACATAGTGGGTCCCGAGGATCTGAGCATGAAGATATCACAGCTGCGTGAGATAACAGACTGGAAGGTCCCCATAATGGTCAAGTTCACCTCTGGAAGGGTTGCAGATGATGTGAAGATAGCTGCAAAGGCAGGCGCAGACGCCGTAGTTGTGGATGGTATGCAGGGCGGTACAGGGGCCGGCCCCGATGTTGTAACCGAGCACTCAGGTATACCCACAATCGCAGCCATAGTGGAGGCAGATGAGGCACTCAAGGAGGTCAACCTCCGTGATGAGGTGAGCCTCATCGCTGCTGGTGGTATAAGGAGCGGGGCCGATGTTGCAAAGGCCATAGCCCTCGGTGCAGATGCAGTGTATATAGGTACAGCAGCCCTTGTGTCAATCGGCTGCCGTGTCTGCCAGATGTGCTACACAGGCACCTGCAGGAAGGGCATCGCAACCCAGGACCCACGCCTCAGGAAGCGCCTCGACTATGTGGAGGCAGGTAAGAACGTTGCAAGGTACATAGAGGCGATGACAGAGGAGGTCTGCATGCTCACACAGCAGGCAGGTAACACAGATGTGAGCAAACTTGAAAAGGATGACCTCAGGGCCCTTACAGTTGAAGCATCTGCACTCACAGGGGTTAAACTGGCGGGTATGGAGTCACCAGCCAGGTTCTAATCCCCTAAAACCTTTTTTGATTCTTTTATTTCAGGATAAAGCAGATTCGGACAATTTTATTTTCTGTTTTTAAATTTTTTCATTTCATTCGCTCTGAAAATTATTTAAATGACCCACCCTATAGTAATAACCAGTTTTTTCTGGAGGGAAAAAATTTGAATGAGTACAATGACAGGTCACTTCGGTTGTATGTTCTTATAGCGGCAACACTTTCATCATTCCTCACACCCTTCATGGGTTCATCAATCAATGTGGCGCTTCCTGTGATAGCGCTGCAGTTTAAAATCGATGCAATACTCCAGACATGGATACCCACGGCATTCCTCCTGGCAGCAGCCATATTCGCGGTCCCCTTCGGGAGGCTCTCTGAGATATACGGGATGAAGAGGGTCTTCGTCTATGGTAACATCATCTTCACAGTCTCAGCGATTTTATCAGCATTCTCACCCTCAGCCATGGCACTAATCGTGTTCCGGGCAATACAGGGGGTTGGTTCTGCCATGATATTCGTAACAGGCCTTGCCATACTCACAAGGGTATTCCCCCCATATGAGCGGGGTAAGGCCATAGGTATAAACACGGCAGCAGTCTACATTGGCCTCTCAATGGGGCCGGTCCTCGGAGGATTCCTCACAAGGTTCCTGGGATGGCAGAGCATATTCCTCTTCACAGTACCTGTAACACTCATCGTCCTGGCGGTGAGTCTACTTAAAATTGATGGTGAATGGGCTGATGCCGCAAATGAAACCTTTGATATTCCAGGCTCCATATCCTACTGCATATTCCTCTTTTTGCTCATGTATGGATTCTCAGCCCTCCCGGATATCCTGGGGGCCATCATGATACTCCTGAGCATAGGGGCCTTCGCTGTTTTCCTCAAAATGGAGCTCTCATCACCCAGCCCGGTTTTCAATGTGAGGCTTTTCAGGAACCTCAGGTTCAGCTTCTCAAGCCTGGCAGCCCTCATAAATTACAGTGCAACCTTTGCAGTATCCCTCCTCCTGAGCTACCATCTCCAGTATATCAAGGGCCTTGATCCAGGATCAAGCGGCCTCATACTGGTGACACAGCCCATCGTCATGGCCCTGGTGGCGCCAGTGGCGGGCAGGGCCTCTGACAGGTTCAACCCCCAGACACTCGCAGGCATCGGCATGGCCATAACAGCACTGGCGCTCCTCAGCCTCAGCATCCTTGATAGAACCACGCCGGTTCCAATGATAATAGTCTCTCTCCTTGTCCTTGGTCTGGGCTTCGGGTTTTTCTCGTCACCCAACACCAATGCAATAATGGGCTCCGTTGAGAGGAAGGACTATGGTATTGCATCGGCCACCGTCAGTTCCATGAGGCTCATAGGCCAGGCCTTCAGTATAGGTATAGTGACACTTATCTTCGCATTCCTCATAGGAAGGGTCCCAATCTCCCCTGCAAATTATGACCTCCTCATGGAGAGCACAAGGATATGTTTCCTCATATTCGGTGTGCTGTGCTTTGCGGGGGTCTTCGCTGCAACTGCCCACAGAAACGATGGTTAATGGATTCTTTCATCATACCAACTAGAGGGGAATCCCTTCTATTTGATGGATCTGTGAATGGTCGGAAGTTTCTGAGATTGTTTTAATTAAATCTCTCTTTTCAGAACTTTCAGAACTGATTTATCTCTTCCTTCGATTCTTATCCTTTTTCATAGCAGTTTTATTGGACAATCCTGTAGAGAAAGCTTCCTTTCTTGTGACGATCTCTGGTTTAGCACAGAATTACATATCTGGTTGTATCAACATATCACATAGTGGGAGCATAATCCATGCTAATGACGGTGTTAGAGATGAAGAGGATAAAGGTGCTCAGGAATGGCCCCTACCTTGTTGAGGGCTCAGTACCCCTCTATGAAGAGGTTATCGTAACCGACGAGGAGGGCCACACGAGGGAATTCGTTGAGAGGAGACAGTTCCCACTTAGGGAGAGGTATGTGCTCTGCCGCTGCGGAGCATCAGGGGATAAGCCCTACTGTGACGGTACACACAGCAGCATAGGGTTTGAGGGGACCGAGACAGCATCACTGAAACCCTACATTGAGAGGGCGAGGGTCTTCAGGGCAGGTGACCTTGAACTCACTGACGTACCCGAGTTATGCGACCATTCAAGGTTCTGCCTCAGGGCCGGAGGTATAAGGGAACTCCTGAGGAGGGGTGACAGGGAGAGCATACAGACAGCCATAGAGGAGGCCATGATCTGCCCATCCGGCAGGCTGGTCCTATGGGACAGAAAAACAGGTAAACCCTATGAGAGGGACTATGAGAAATCCATAGTGGTCATCCACGATAAACAGAAGAAGTGTGAGGGCCCACTCTGGGTTAGGGGAGGTATACCCATAGAATCTGCTGATGGAAGAGAGTATGAGGTTAGAAACAGGGTTACCCTCTGCCGCTGCGGTTTATCTGATAACAAACCCTTCTGTGATGGAAGTCACTGGATGACTGCAGAGGAGAAACTCGAATTTAAAAGAAAGTGGGGGATTGAATAGTTACTCCACTCCTTTTTTTCTCTTCATCCACAGGGCCCCCATCACAATGCCCATGGTAACCCCTATGAGGGCGCCCGATGAGAAGGGTGTCAGGAAGTCTGTGCCCTCCTCCTCAGGGTTAACGGAGTTCAGCTCAAGGAGCTTATCCCTTATTGATGCCTCCTCAGGGCTGCAGTACATCACCCTGTATCCGATCTCTGGGTGGGCCTTAAGGAAGGCGCTCACGGTGTCCTGGTAGGCAACTGCAAGTATCTTCTTGTTGGGGTTTCCAAGGGCATGCTCCAGTTCGTGTTCAACATCAGCTGGGCTCTGGAAACGGTATACCGTGACGTTGACCCCCAGATCATCTGCAACAGATCTTGCGAGTTTGCCCGTTGAATTATCAGCTATTACAATGAAGGACTCAGGGGTTATCTCCATCCCGTGGGCAGCCACTCCGCCCATTAGGAGAAATACTATTAGAAATGCGAACTCAGGTCTCATCTAAACCCTCTCCATACTGATTAACTCTGGCTTCATCCTCTCAAGGAAGGATACGATGAATATATTGGCAGCACCCTCTATGACCCCCACGAAGATGTAGAAGGGTATCAGTGTCGCCATAAGCATCTCAGGACCCGCAACACCCGCTGCAAGGAGTATCATGATGTGGAACACCGTGGCGACCATTATACCCATGAAGGTGGCGGTGAAGACCGCCAGGCTCCGATCAAGTTCCCTCACCACACTGTAGACGGCGTAGGTACCGACACCGAGGCCTATACCCATTGTGAGTATATTGGCACCCATACTTGTCAGGCCACCCATACCCAGTATGAAGAACTGGATTACCAGGCAGAGTGTTGCAACGATGACTGCTGTGAGGGGCCCCAGCAGTATGGCTGCGAGGGGTATGAGGAAGAAGTGCACCGGCACACCGAAGGGTGACGGTACAGATATTGAGGATACAGCCGCTGCAGCCGCAGCAAAAAGGCCTGTCCCAACGATTCGCCTTTCCTTCTGGGGTCTTTTTGAGAATATGTAGAAGAATATTCCAATGTTTATGAGGGCCACAGCCCAGTAGACTGCGCACTGCCATAATGGTATGATTCCGTCAGGTATATGCACTTATACAGCCTCCATGGTTAATTAGGATAAATCACTGCCTTGGAAATCTTAACGCGGTCAAACCGAAAACCAGGGATAGCCCAGCCAGTGCAGGGATGAACCCGTACCCTGAGTTTCCGTGTTTCTCCTTCACGCTCATGTTCCCTGCGGGGGTACTTTCATTTCCGCCCTGTCCCTGAATATCGGTTTTATTCTGTGCTGAAACGTCAGCTGCTTTTCCCTGAGCTGAACCTGTTTCCCCACCTCCACTGTGGGATTTACTGGCCTTTGTCCCTGAACTGGTGCTGCTCCT
This window encodes:
- a CDS encoding isocitrate/isopropylmalate family dehydrogenase, producing MYRITVIPGDGIGVEVMEAALHILDALDMEFEFTHAEAGNECFRRCGDTLPEETLKLVRKADATLFGAVTTVPGQKSAIITLRRELDLFANLRPVKSLPGVPCL
- a CDS encoding lipopolysaccharide assembly protein LapB, with product MLLHLNLLSIFDSLRNDQSALRHYKKKLHEYQEHEAEVLIDIGVIYLDRGEIERAVKNFEEALETYRKLKFPEGVAYTSELLGDSLMALREFDNAMEHYSEALSIYSDLNPPLAEELREKIYEAGKIRETLVPQDPPEPESVEETSENHGLDSETLALFRFSDRLLEFIEGFEDYAVCWENRDIEALEESLKSATVIRDRPTEGLINLLIGRYHLEEGEIYDALKFIKRATRIFRDAGDSRGAAVALVMMGVILFIMDERENLYTVFKEALEIFRALEMGEAESVTMKIINTLSRM
- a CDS encoding HEAT repeat domain-containing protein; amino-acid sequence: MQRRENIERLIEQLREGDELMRVQIVELLSEMGEAAVEQLIEALDDSDKSVRRGAAAALGNIGDPRAVKPLIRAMADENKWVRRDVSTALSKMGEEAFEPLLESLSNDDWRIRGAAAWIIGNFQDERAVEPLIKLLEDDSGFVRSGAARSLEQIGGERVRAAMEKLAETGTGFARKVAINYLETH
- a CDS encoding malate dehydrogenase; translated protein: MKVSIIGSTGRVGRATALCLAEEEAVKTLHLISRKESVEQNVGEVLDMSDALAAKGVSVRLENSADIENVHGSKIVVITAGVPRTADMDRDDLAFENGRIVAEYARQIARFAPDSIILVVTNPVDVMTYVALRYSGFHPSRVFGLGNHLDSLRLKNYMARHFNVHVSEVHTRVIGQHGPYMVPLISSTSIGGIPIEHYARRDYFSGYKKFDLKKTIDKVINAGSNIISRKGATEYGPAFAISNIVTTILNDERRILTVSTLMEGEIDGIRDVCLGVPVKLGKNGIEGVVPVLMDRDEREAFREAANHVRNSTRRVMEFLEGELPL
- the pdxT gene encoding pyridoxal 5'-phosphate synthase glutaminase subunit PdxT, producing MIRIGILDLQGDVSEHLDMTRRTVEKMGIDAEVVRVRTADEASSVDAIIISGGESTVIGRLMEETGIKDVIVQERKPVMGTCAGMVLLADETDYQQPLLGLIDMKVKRNAFGRQRDSFEDEIDILGRKFHGIFIRAPAVLEVGEGVEVLSELDDMIIAVKDGCNLALAFHPELGEDTWLHEYFIKEVLNCVE
- a CDS encoding glutamine amidotransferase family protein; translation: MCGIAGVVYKDGKLHSAGADMTRMLHALQHRGPDSAGFAIYGGLGLDENEYLLNIEVKDKPGLLDMVKEKVELVSPIGSDEVIPSVENHIIYRCRITLESFSQLKPLIMDIDSLEDVIVLNGSHSFEMIKDVGSVLEIADRYDTWSKKGTHAIGHTRFSTESIVDRYHAHPFQSYIIPDITVVHNGQITNYWKIRDPLERKGHIFETNNDTECIVHYVADKLASGYSLEEALEQSVRDMDGPFSYIVGTPQGVGIAKDQLGLRPGVMAENDEVFAVASEEVSLREVMDTSEVEQISPGEVRVYEI
- a CDS encoding GXGXG domain-containing protein, whose product is MREAIIDAGSKTPREVNRAIKSLAADNDRIIVKNPNAMHYIGAGLTGDVELIIDGSAGYFAATMIHGPRVRINGNTGWFPADNMTEGEVVVEGSAGDGVGQGIYGGTVVVKKSAGSRTGEIMKNGTIIIGGNSGFMTGLFMMGGRIIVLGDLAEDAGESIIRGTIYVRGEIKSLGKNAKVEDINPEDEEELRETLTSYGFNLEDEDYKAFRKIVPRSKRPFYGEESEEG
- a CDS encoding Coenzyme F420 hydrogenase/dehydrogenase, beta subunit C-terminal domain, with the protein product MTRTYAMVGTPCQITAATLMDRYTGDFPVELKLGLFCMENFSYTYLKKLAEEEGIDLADVSEFRIEKGRLWFHLNDGSKISVPLERARSAMRKNCTVCMDFTSEQSDISIGSVGSPEGWSTIIIRTEKGHELIEKARKAGYIETKPLTERGIRILEKLASGKKEENLQEIKRRESVARPVLYWRVMPDEEYLEEVTDYQFDDLRSDVIDVGACVLCGACVASCPENIVSIKDRKPEVHGECPEGCNACYVACPRTYVPDSIIGHDSASTPLGEYIEFLSARAPMFRGQDGGVVTALLTYALREGIIEGALVVDRDHEKPWKPLPVLAEEPQDIVKAAGTKYSACPLLKILKE
- a CDS encoding glutamate synthase-related protein, which translates into the protein MPFKVERKEEVCKRNFDRPGCCWYMCDNRDESLCANCYSCYNNCPHDVYEIINGEPVPIRHENCVGCRICEEMCPNNAIEVNAVPEDRRNVWSFADLLEIERKSREGSYKVRGCGAVRRIPTFDDLVIIPAQVSRPPIDKYREPCNTRVVIGDRYAENPLELDTPIMIAAMSFGALSKEAKIALAMGATLAGTATNTGEGGMLPEERRYASKLIAQYASGRFGVSAEYLNNSEAIEIKIGQGAKSGMGGHLLAEKVTAEVSRIRMIPEGTDALSPARHMDIVGPEDLSMKISQLREITDWKVPIMVKFTSGRVADDVKIAAKAGADAVVVDGMQGGTGAGPDVVTEHSGIPTIAAIVEADEALKEVNLRDEVSLIAAGGIRSGADVAKAIALGADAVYIGTAALVSIGCRVCQMCYTGTCRKGIATQDPRLRKRLDYVEAGKNVARYIEAMTEEVCMLTQQAGNTDVSKLEKDDLRALTVEASALTGVKLAGMESPARF
- a CDS encoding MFS transporter, which codes for MNEYNDRSLRLYVLIAATLSSFLTPFMGSSINVALPVIALQFKIDAILQTWIPTAFLLAAAIFAVPFGRLSEIYGMKRVFVYGNIIFTVSAILSAFSPSAMALIVFRAIQGVGSAMIFVTGLAILTRVFPPYERGKAIGINTAAVYIGLSMGPVLGGFLTRFLGWQSIFLFTVPVTLIVLAVSLLKIDGEWADAANETFDIPGSISYCIFLFLLMYGFSALPDILGAIMILLSIGAFAVFLKMELSSPSPVFNVRLFRNLRFSFSSLAALINYSATFAVSLLLSYHLQYIKGLDPGSSGLILVTQPIVMALVAPVAGRASDRFNPQTLAGIGMAITALALLSLSILDRTTPVPMIIVSLLVLGLGFGFFSSPNTNAIMGSVERKDYGIASATVSSMRLIGQAFSIGIVTLIFAFLIGRVPISPANYDLLMESTRICFLIFGVLCFAGVFAATAHRNDG
- a CDS encoding CDGSH iron-sulfur domain-containing protein → MKRIKVLRNGPYLVEGSVPLYEEVIVTDEEGHTREFVERRQFPLRERYVLCRCGASGDKPYCDGTHSSIGFEGTETASLKPYIERARVFRAGDLELTDVPELCDHSRFCLRAGGIRELLRRGDRESIQTAIEEAMICPSGRLVLWDRKTGKPYERDYEKSIVVIHDKQKKCEGPLWVRGGIPIESADGREYEVRNRVTLCRCGLSDNKPFCDGSHWMTAEEKLEFKRKWGIE